A stretch of DNA from Limnohabitans sp. MORI2:
GGCCCCCAAAGGCACGCCCGCTGACATCGTGAACAAGCTCAACGCTGAGATGCGCAAGATCGTCAACAACCCAGACGTCAAAGCTGCTTGGGCCAAACAAGGCGCTGTGCCCATGTCGATGACCGTGGCTGAGTTTGACCAATACCTCAATGCCGACATTGCCAAGTGGGCAAATATCGTCAAAGTGTCGGGCGCAAAAGCCGACTGACCACCACACACAGAAAGAACACCATGCATGTATTGAGTGGCGGCGCAGCCGCAGCCGTGGTCAAAGCGGTACAAGCCGAATATGAAAAAAGCACAGGCGACACCGTGCACGGCACCTTCAGCGCGGTGGGCCAAATGCGCGACCAACTCGTGGGCGGTACGCCTTGCGATGTGGTCATCCTCACCAAACCACTCATTGAGCAACTCGTTGCCTCGGGGCATGTGGTGGCGGGTAGCGCGCGCTCGTTAGGCAAGGTGAAAACAGGTGTGGCGGTGCGCACAGGCACAAAACACCCTCAGGTCAAAACACGCGAACAACTGCACGCTGCCATGAGCGCCGCACAAGGCATTTACTTTCCAGACCCCGACAAAGCCACCGCCGGTATTCACTTCATGAACGTGCTTAAAGCATTGGGCTTGGATGAAACCATGCGCAGCAAATTTCGCGTCTTCCCCAACGGCGCAACCGCCATGGGCGAAATGGTCAAGAGCACCGAGAGCGGTTTGATTGGCTGCACCCAAGTCACCGAAATCAACTACACCCAAGGCGTGGACTTGGTCGATGTATTGCCCGCTGAGTTTGAGCTGAGTACCGACTACACCTTGGGCATTTGCAC
This window harbors:
- a CDS encoding substrate-binding domain-containing protein; translated protein: MHVLSGGAAAAVVKAVQAEYEKSTGDTVHGTFSAVGQMRDQLVGGTPCDVVILTKPLIEQLVASGHVVAGSARSLGKVKTGVAVRTGTKHPQVKTREQLHAAMSAAQGIYFPDPDKATAGIHFMNVLKALGLDETMRSKFRVFPNGATAMGEMVKSTESGLIGCTQVTEINYTQGVDLVDVLPAEFELSTDYTLGICTHAKNPAHAELLADLLTGAASAAVRQQGGFEF